The Candidatus Bathyarchaeota archaeon genomic sequence ACCCTACGATTACATCTGTAGCGATTACAATCTCCGGAAACACTTCTCGAAATGCGTTCACCACCCGCTTGAAATCCTCAACTGTATACTTACGACGCATGAGTCTAAGTACATCGTCGTCGCCGCTCTGCACTGGAATATGTAGAAACTTGTAGACCTTTTCAGATCGATAGGCTTGGATGAGAGGGTCTAAAATCTCAAGAGCGGATTCAGGATTCATCATCCCGACCCGAATTAAAAAGCGTCCGCCTATCCGACAAATTTCTTCCAAGAGCTTAGGCAAGCGAAATCCGATATCAACGCCATAAGAGGCGGTGTCTTGCGCTGTTAATTCAACCTCCTTCGCTCCTGATTTGATTGCCGAGGCAGTAGCCTCAATAATTTTGTTTGGAGGATAACTTCTCAAAGCGCCCCGGGCAATTCTAACTATGCAAAAGGCACATGAGCCACGACAACCTTCCGCTACTGGAAGCATGAAGCGGACTCCATTAACAAAATGAGGAATGCGGTGACGAATCTCGGGGAGAAGGTAATAGACTGGATTCTGAGATTCAACTGCCTCAACAATCCGTTCAATTGCCTGGGGAGAAACCATAGAAATTTCACGAGATATTTTCCGAATTATCCCTGGTTCCGCGCCAGCTAGGCACCCAGTGACGATTATACGACGATTTAGCGGCAATAACTCGCGAATTTGAGCCACCATCTGTCGCTCAGTTTCACTACGCACGGTGCATGTGTTAACTATTAGAACATCCGCCTCATCGGGCATAGAAACAATGCTGTGTCCGGCTTCACGAAGCAGTTCAGCCATTAAGTTTCCATCAGCTCGGTTTGCAGTACACCCATAGGAGGCAAGATACACGCGCAAGGCTATAACCTTCGACCTAATACTTTAAAATGTTAAACTGACATAAATACTCCTAAGACTTTGAGATATTTGGTCGAGGCTTTGCCGTAAACCTGTGGAAGCGCTAGGAAGAGACATCGATTATTTTATATAATGAAAGTACATTCGTATTTAAATCGTATTTAAATCTAAATACTCTAAGCTATAATGTTATTTACACGAAGTTATAGACACTCTGGAGGCAGAGGAATATGAAACTAATCACACTACATTTACCGGAAACGTATCTCCGCGATTTAGATGAATTAGTATCTGAGAATTATTATCCGAACAGGGCGGAGGCAATCCGTGTAGCTGTCAGAGATCTTA encodes the following:
- a CDS encoding ribbon-helix-helix protein, CopG family, producing the protein MKLITLHLPETYLRDLDELVSENYYPNRAEAIRVAVRDLIAEELWGRRRSGGRSV
- a CDS encoding tRNA (N(6)-L-threonylcarbamoyladenosine(37)-C(2))-methylthiotransferase, producing MRVYLASYGCTANRADGNLMAELLREAGHSIVSMPDEADVLIVNTCTVRSETERQMVAQIRELLPLNRRIIVTGCLAGAEPGIIRKISREISMVSPQAIERIVEAVESQNPVYYLLPEIRHRIPHFVNGVRFMLPVAEGCRGSCAFCIVRIARGALRSYPPNKIIEATASAIKSGAKEVELTAQDTASYGVDIGFRLPKLLEEICRIGGRFLIRVGMMNPESALEILDPLIQAYRSEKVYKFLHIPVQSGDDDVLRLMRRKYTVEDFKRVVNAFREVFPEIVIATDVIVGFPGESEEAFKETCKLLEEIRPDKVHVARFTARPHTKAMTMSQVPEYVKKERSVIVSKLVARIGLEINRNLVGRTLECLVVKPALYGGLEARTLSYKPVFLKDCNGLIGRFVKVRITSADSFKLFGETVEEINLRQLAE